The Planktothrix serta PCC 8927 genome contains the following window.
ATCCCGAATTAGAACGATATTTACCTAAAACAGCCGTGTTTACCTTTCAGTATGTGAAGGGATTTATTCGAGTTTTAGATGAATTAACCCTACAGCAAGGAAAAACTTTATGGCTAGAAAAAACTCCTGGAAATTTATATTATATTAATTATATTGAAAAACGAGTTGCTGGGGCTAAATTTATTCATTTAGTTCGCAATGGAGCCGATGTTGTCAGTTCTCTTTATGATGTTACTCATCAATATCCTAATGACTGGAAAGGGGCTTGGGATTTAGACCGTTGTATTCGACAATGGGTTAAAGATGTTCGTTTGACGACCCAACATTTACATAAACCTAATCATATTTTAGTTCAATATGAACAACTGATCGAAAATCAACCCTTGATTTTAGCTCAACTTTGTGATTTTATTGGCGTAGAATATGAACCCGCAATGCTGCAAGATTATCAAAAAGTGGCTGAAAAACTAACATTAGCTTTTGAATCTTGGAAGGTTTCAGTACAACAGGGAATTTATAATCCCTCTGATCAAAAATTTCATCAACTGTTTAATGAAGAACAAAAACAATATATTCTTCAAGAACTCTCGGAAGCTAATTTAGAATTTAGCAATAAATTATCTAAATATAGCAAGGAACAGGGAACGGGGAACAGGGAACAGAAAGAAAAAGAATTATGAATCTCGTGAATAAAAAAAACATTTTTTCTAATTTTAAAACCTATGGGAAGTATCTCTGGAATCGTCCATTATTACCCGAAAAACGATTTGTTATTTTTGGTCGAGGTCGTTCAGGAAGTACCTTATTAGTCAGTTTATTAAATACCCATAGTCAGATTTACTGTGATGGAGAAATTTTGCATGATTGGGTATCCTTTCCTCGTTTACAGATTAATGTTTGTGCTTCTCGTTGTCAACGTCCTGTTTATGGGTTCAAATTATTGAGCTATCAGATGAGAGATATTCAACCGATTATCAATTCCACTCAATTTTTAACTAATTTATATCAACATGGCTACCAAATTATTTATCTTCGTCGTCGAAATCTCCTGACTCATGCTTTTTCTAATATTAACGCCAGACAACAAAAATTTCATCATCAATCCAGTCAAGGAACAATTCAAAATCATAAAATTTATGTTGATTATCAAACCTTAATAAACTGGATTGAACACAGTGAACAATTAGAACAGTATGAACATAAAATCATTCAAAATTTACCTTGTTTATCCTTAATTTATGAAGATCATTTATTAACTCCAGAGTCACAGCAAAAAACAGCCGATCAAATTTTTAATTGGCTAGACCTTCCCCCAGAATCAGTAACGACTAACTTCGTTAAACTCATGCCTTCTGATTTATCCAAACGCATTGTAAACTATGAGGAATTAGTCACAAAACTGCAACAAACGCGATATGCAAGATTCCTTGAAAACCCGAATTAATGGGACTCCCTAGCCTTAACGTAGGGAAAACCGAATCAAAGCTGTAGGGGGATTACGTTTATTGAGGTTAGGCGATCGCACACAATCATAAACAACAACCATAATTTTATAGATAACCTCACATACCTATGACTGTACTTGAACAGGGAACGATTACCATCCATACCGAGAATATCTTCCCGATTATCAAAAAATCCCTCTACACCGACCATGAAGTCTTCCTGCGGGAACTCGTTTCCAACGCCGTTGACGCCATTGCTAAACTCAATATGGTGTCCCGGTCTGGGGAATACTCCGGGGATATTGGCGAACCCGAAATCACCATCACCGTTGATAAAGACAACAAAACCCTCTCCATCACCGATAATGGCATCGGGATGACCGCCGACGAGGTGAAAAAATACATTAACCAAGTCGCCTTTTCCAGCGCCGAAGAATTCATCGAAAAATATAAAGCCAGCAGCAACGATGCCATTATTGGCCACTTTGGCTTAGGCTTC
Protein-coding sequences here:
- a CDS encoding sulfotransferase family protein, whose translation is MKHSYPRLFLVGCPRSGTTLLQSLLAAHSQIASFPESHFFRYLLRNRSSWRTKLRIPSPLSRKRFNQFLAETGHPELERYLPKTAVFTFQYVKGFIRVLDELTLQQGKTLWLEKTPGNLYYINYIEKRVAGAKFIHLVRNGADVVSSLYDVTHQYPNDWKGAWDLDRCIRQWVKDVRLTTQHLHKPNHILVQYEQLIENQPLILAQLCDFIGVEYEPAMLQDYQKVAEKLTLAFESWKVSVQQGIYNPSDQKFHQLFNEEQKQYILQELSEANLEFSNKLSKYSKEQGTGNREQKEKEL
- a CDS encoding sulfotransferase, producing the protein MNKKNIFSNFKTYGKYLWNRPLLPEKRFVIFGRGRSGSTLLVSLLNTHSQIYCDGEILHDWVSFPRLQINVCASRCQRPVYGFKLLSYQMRDIQPIINSTQFLTNLYQHGYQIIYLRRRNLLTHAFSNINARQQKFHHQSSQGTIQNHKIYVDYQTLINWIEHSEQLEQYEHKIIQNLPCLSLIYEDHLLTPESQQKTADQIFNWLDLPPESVTTNFVKLMPSDLSKRIVNYEELVTKLQQTRYARFLENPN